Proteins from a genomic interval of Oncorhynchus clarkii lewisi isolate Uvic-CL-2024 chromosome 13, UVic_Ocla_1.0, whole genome shotgun sequence:
- the LOC139365131 gene encoding decapping and exoribonuclease protein, whose translation MDQRHQSHHRPQHPNSNHHDNHQSTFKRDMDDSGRGHFQHKRFRPGQNHHPAGPSTPPSSPPTQSLSIQRQLYERDFPLYKQPVEVGHFSLDSERRFFNDARQLRYYVEPEKSCPNFDLRDGYRGRFVKRDDRVKEKLDHILRWILANRSKLQSKDTAASSSPCALGVDIVTWRGHLTKLLTTPYETREGWLLAVTRMGGTLYISEVETEAARRDRENRTERHEEMMYWGYKFEQYTCADDAQSLPDPGGVVNTNEAFCTVVQTRLAEHRLLFSGEVDCRDKDPKAPSPPANYIEMKTSLEISTPKQRSNFHRFKLLKWWAQSFLPGVPRIVAGFRDHDGVVVSVETYHISKISQLIKNETNCWKPTVCMNFCCEFLSFVKSVVTEDDPRVVHLFSWDPHRDVTYSIHRDSQYSFLPDWYVREMTSSTSRETHHHPPQT comes from the exons ATGGACCAACGCCACCAGTCCCACCACAGACCCCAACATCCAAACTCCAATCACCACGACAACCACCAGTCAACATTCAAGAGAGACATGGATGACAGTGGGAGAGGCCATTTCCAACACAAGCGCTTCAGACCCGGTCAGAACCATCACCCGGCTGGCCCTTCAACACCCCCATCTAGCCCCCCAACCCAGAGCCTGAGCATACAACGACAGCTGTACGAGAGAGACTTCCCCTTATACAAACAGCCTGTGGAGGTGGGACATTTCTCCCTGGACTCTGAGCGCAGGTTTTTCAATGATGCCCGGCAGCTGCGTTACTACGTGGAGCCGGAGAAGAGTTGTCCTAACTTCGACTTGAGGGACGGGTACAGGGGCCGCTTCGTCAAGAGGGACGACAGGGTGAAGGAGAAACTGGACCACATCCTCAGATGGATCCTGGCAAACAGGTCCAAGCTGCAGTCGAAGGACACAGCTGCTTCTTCTTCCCCATG TGCATTAGGCGTAGACATTGTGACATGGCGCGGCCACCTAACCAAGCTGTTGACCACGCCTTATGAAACCCGGGAGGGCTGGCTGCTGGCTGTGACCAGGATGGGGGGGACACTGTACATCAGTGAGGTGGAGACGGAGGCTGCACGCCGGGACCGGGAGAACCGCACCGAGAGGCACGAGGAGATGATGTACTGGGGGTACAAATTTGAACAGTACACCTGTGCAG ATGACGCCCAGAGTCTTCCAGATCCAGGTGGGGTTGTAAACACCAACGAGGCCTTCTGCACTGTAGTCCAGACCCGGCTAGCCGAGCACAGACTGCTGTTCTCTGGCGAGGTGGACTGTCGGGACAAAGACCCCAAGGCCCCGTCTCCTCCAGCCAACTACATCGAGATGAAGACCTCACTGGAAATCTCCACCCCCAAACAACGCAGCAACTTCCACAG GTTTAAACTACTAAAGTGGTGGGCCCAGTCCTTTCTTCCTGGGGTACCGCGAATCGTAGCTGGTTTCCGTGATCATGACGGAGTGGTTGTGTCTGTGGAGACTTACCACATCTCCAAGATATCTCAGCTTATCAAG AATGAAACCAACTGCTGGAAGCCAACTGTCTGCATGAACTTCTGCTGTGAATTCCTGTCCTTCGTGAAGAGTGTGGTCACAGAAGACGATCCAAG GGTGGTGCACCTGTTCTCATGGGATCCACACCGAGACGTCACCTACTCCATCCACAGAGACTCTCAGTACTCCTTCCTACCAGACTGGTACGTCAGGGAGATGACCAGTTCAACCAGTCGTGAGACACACCACCACCCACCTCAGACCTGA